A single window of Malus sylvestris chromosome 5, drMalSylv7.2, whole genome shotgun sequence DNA harbors:
- the LOC126624430 gene encoding integrin-linked protein kinase 1-like isoform X1, with the protein MDLKTQPLRFTLGKQSSLAPEREREERVGGEDDPEGIDPRVKLMYLANEADLDGIKELLDSGLDVNFRDIDDRTALHVAACQGLTNVVSLLLDRGADIDPKDRWGSTPLADAIYYKNHDVIKLLEKRGAKPLMAPMHVRHAREVPEYEIDPKELDFTNSDEITKGTYRTASWRGIQVAVKMLAEEVLVDEDKVKAFRDELALLQKIRHPNVVQFLGAVTQSSPMMIVTEYLPKGDLRAFLKQRGALKPITAVKFALDIARGMSYLHENKPEAIIHRDLEPSNILRDDSGHLKVADFGVSKLLTVKEDRPLICQDTSCRYIAPEVFKNEEYDTKVDVFSFALILQEMIENCLPFAAQQDNEVPKAYVAKERPPFRAPVKLYRHGLRELIEECWNENPAKRPAFRQIILRLEFMYNTLGQKSRWKVRPLQCFQNFEAMLRKDRSGRGSRSRSSRSTSSI; encoded by the exons ATGGATTTGAAAACGCAGCCATTGAGGTTCACACTGGGGAAGCAGTCGTCGCTGGCGCCCGAGCGTGAGCGGGAGGAGCGCGTGGGGGGGGAGGATGATCCGGAGGGGATCGATCCCCGAGTGAAGCTAATGTATTTGGCCAATGAAGCTGATTTGGATGGGATTAAGGAGCTTCTGGATTCGGGACTGGATGTGAATTTCAGGGACATCGACGATCGGACGGCTCTCCATGTCGCCGCGTGCCAGGGGCTCACCAACGTCGTTTCGCTGCTGCTCGACCGCGGTGCTGACATTGACCCCAAAGACCGATGGGGGAGCACC CCTCTTGCAGATGCTATTTACTATAAGAACCATGATGTGATCAAGCTTCTGGAGAAGCGTGGGGCAAAGCCTCTG ATGGCTCCCATGCACGTTAGGCATGCCAGAGAAGTCCCAGAGTATGAAATTGATCCCAAAGAACTGGACTTTACCAACAGTGATGAAATTACCAAG GGAACATACCGTACTGCATCCTGGCGAGGAATACAGGTTGCTGTTAAAATGCTCGCGGAGGAAGTGCTTGTCGATGAGGATAAAGT GAAGGCATTCAGGGATGAGCTTGCATTGCTTCAAAAGATACGACATCCAAATGTAGTCCAATTTTTGGGTGCAGTGACTCAAAGCAGTCCAATGATGATTGTAACAGAATATTTGCCTAAG GGAGACCTTCGTGCATTTTTGAAACAAAGAGGAGCACTAAAACCAATTACAGCTGTAAAATTTGCACTCGATATTGCAAG GGGAATGAGTTATTTGCATGAGAATAAGCCAGAAGCTATAATTCATCGGGATCTTGAGCCTTC GAACATATTGCGGGATGATTCCGGGCACCTGAAAGTTGCAGATTTTGGAGTTAGCAAGTTGCTGACAGTTAAAGAGGACAGGCCTTTGATTTGTCAAGACACTTCAT GTCGATACATAGCTCCTGAGGTTTTCAAGAACGAAGAATATGATACCAAAGTGGATGTATTCTCTTTTGCTCTAATTCTACAAGAG ATGATAGAAAACTGCCTACCATTTGCTGCCCAGCAAGATAATGAAGTTCCCAAAGCATATGTTGCAAAAGAGCGCCCACCTTTTAGAGCTCCAGTAAAGCTTTATAGACATGGTCTTAGAGA GTTGATTGAGGAGTGCTGGAACGAGAATCCAGCTAAAAGACCTGCATTTAGGCAAATAATATTAAGGCTGGAATTTATGTACAACACTCTTGGTCAGAAAAGTCGTTGGAAG GTTAGACCGTTGCAATGCTTTCAAAACTTTGAAGCCATGTTAAGGAAAGATCGTTCTGGTCGAGGCAGCAGAAGTCGTTCGTCACGTTCTACCAGTAGCATATAA
- the LOC126624430 gene encoding integrin-linked protein kinase 1-like isoform X2 — translation MGEHHAIYYKNHDVIKLLEKRGAKPLMAPMHVRHAREVPEYEIDPKELDFTNSDEITKGTYRTASWRGIQVAVKMLAEEVLVDEDKVKAFRDELALLQKIRHPNVVQFLGAVTQSSPMMIVTEYLPKGDLRAFLKQRGALKPITAVKFALDIARGMSYLHENKPEAIIHRDLEPSNILRDDSGHLKVADFGVSKLLTVKEDRPLICQDTSCRYIAPEVFKNEEYDTKVDVFSFALILQEMIENCLPFAAQQDNEVPKAYVAKERPPFRAPVKLYRHGLRELIEECWNENPAKRPAFRQIILRLEFMYNTLGQKSRWKVRPLQCFQNFEAMLRKDRSGRGSRSRSSRSTSSI, via the exons ATGGGGGAGCACC ATGCTATTTACTATAAGAACCATGATGTGATCAAGCTTCTGGAGAAGCGTGGGGCAAAGCCTCTG ATGGCTCCCATGCACGTTAGGCATGCCAGAGAAGTCCCAGAGTATGAAATTGATCCCAAAGAACTGGACTTTACCAACAGTGATGAAATTACCAAG GGAACATACCGTACTGCATCCTGGCGAGGAATACAGGTTGCTGTTAAAATGCTCGCGGAGGAAGTGCTTGTCGATGAGGATAAAGT GAAGGCATTCAGGGATGAGCTTGCATTGCTTCAAAAGATACGACATCCAAATGTAGTCCAATTTTTGGGTGCAGTGACTCAAAGCAGTCCAATGATGATTGTAACAGAATATTTGCCTAAG GGAGACCTTCGTGCATTTTTGAAACAAAGAGGAGCACTAAAACCAATTACAGCTGTAAAATTTGCACTCGATATTGCAAG GGGAATGAGTTATTTGCATGAGAATAAGCCAGAAGCTATAATTCATCGGGATCTTGAGCCTTC GAACATATTGCGGGATGATTCCGGGCACCTGAAAGTTGCAGATTTTGGAGTTAGCAAGTTGCTGACAGTTAAAGAGGACAGGCCTTTGATTTGTCAAGACACTTCAT GTCGATACATAGCTCCTGAGGTTTTCAAGAACGAAGAATATGATACCAAAGTGGATGTATTCTCTTTTGCTCTAATTCTACAAGAG ATGATAGAAAACTGCCTACCATTTGCTGCCCAGCAAGATAATGAAGTTCCCAAAGCATATGTTGCAAAAGAGCGCCCACCTTTTAGAGCTCCAGTAAAGCTTTATAGACATGGTCTTAGAGA GTTGATTGAGGAGTGCTGGAACGAGAATCCAGCTAAAAGACCTGCATTTAGGCAAATAATATTAAGGCTGGAATTTATGTACAACACTCTTGGTCAGAAAAGTCGTTGGAAG GTTAGACCGTTGCAATGCTTTCAAAACTTTGAAGCCATGTTAAGGAAAGATCGTTCTGGTCGAGGCAGCAGAAGTCGTTCGTCACGTTCTACCAGTAGCATATAA
- the LOC126624430 gene encoding integrin-linked protein kinase 1-like isoform X3 encodes MDLKTQPLRFTLGKQSSLAPEREREERVGGEDDPEGIDPRVKLMYLANEADLDGIKELLDSGLDVNFRDIDDRTALHVAACQGLTNVVSLLLDRGADIDPKDRWGSTPLADAIYYKNHDVIKLLEKRGAKPLMAPMHVRHAREVPEYEIDPKELDFTNSDEITKGTYRTASWRGIQVAVKMLAEEVLVDEDKVKAFRDELALLQKIRHPNVVQFLGAVTQSSPMMIVTEYLPKGDLRAFLKQRGALKPITAVKFALDIARGMSYLHENKPEAIIHRDLEPSNILRDDSGHLKVADFGVSKLLTVKEDRPLICQDTSCRYIAPEVFKNEEYDTKVDVFSFALILQEASFVTL; translated from the exons ATGGATTTGAAAACGCAGCCATTGAGGTTCACACTGGGGAAGCAGTCGTCGCTGGCGCCCGAGCGTGAGCGGGAGGAGCGCGTGGGGGGGGAGGATGATCCGGAGGGGATCGATCCCCGAGTGAAGCTAATGTATTTGGCCAATGAAGCTGATTTGGATGGGATTAAGGAGCTTCTGGATTCGGGACTGGATGTGAATTTCAGGGACATCGACGATCGGACGGCTCTCCATGTCGCCGCGTGCCAGGGGCTCACCAACGTCGTTTCGCTGCTGCTCGACCGCGGTGCTGACATTGACCCCAAAGACCGATGGGGGAGCACC CCTCTTGCAGATGCTATTTACTATAAGAACCATGATGTGATCAAGCTTCTGGAGAAGCGTGGGGCAAAGCCTCTG ATGGCTCCCATGCACGTTAGGCATGCCAGAGAAGTCCCAGAGTATGAAATTGATCCCAAAGAACTGGACTTTACCAACAGTGATGAAATTACCAAG GGAACATACCGTACTGCATCCTGGCGAGGAATACAGGTTGCTGTTAAAATGCTCGCGGAGGAAGTGCTTGTCGATGAGGATAAAGT GAAGGCATTCAGGGATGAGCTTGCATTGCTTCAAAAGATACGACATCCAAATGTAGTCCAATTTTTGGGTGCAGTGACTCAAAGCAGTCCAATGATGATTGTAACAGAATATTTGCCTAAG GGAGACCTTCGTGCATTTTTGAAACAAAGAGGAGCACTAAAACCAATTACAGCTGTAAAATTTGCACTCGATATTGCAAG GGGAATGAGTTATTTGCATGAGAATAAGCCAGAAGCTATAATTCATCGGGATCTTGAGCCTTC GAACATATTGCGGGATGATTCCGGGCACCTGAAAGTTGCAGATTTTGGAGTTAGCAAGTTGCTGACAGTTAAAGAGGACAGGCCTTTGATTTGTCAAGACACTTCAT GTCGATACATAGCTCCTGAGGTTTTCAAGAACGAAGAATATGATACCAAAGTGGATGTATTCTCTTTTGCTCTAATTCTACAAGAG GCTTCATTCGTGACTTTGTAA
- the LOC126622924 gene encoding protein NRT1/ PTR FAMILY 4.6-like produces the protein MGSSHSVVLIQEKLELVEGKVDWKGRSAVKYKHGGMKTAVLILGTFAFENMATLALAVNLVTYFNRVMHFELADAANQLTNYMGTGYILSILMAILADTFFGRFKTLLISGCFEFVGLALMTVQAHYPKLTPPVCNVFDPTAKCEKVEGGNAALLFIALYIMAAGASGLKATLPSHGADQFDESDPREARQMSSFFNFLLLAVCLGGVVSLTLIVWVQDNKGWDWGFGISTIAMFLGVVIFFAGLPLYRIQVIGGTSAIVELIQVYVAAIRNKNLSLPEDPAELYEISKDKEAALEQEFLPHRPIFRFLDKASIRRGQVDEQQPPNPWKLCRVTQVENAKIILGMVPIFCCTIIMTLCLAQLQTFSIQQGLTMDTSITKHFKIPPASLPIIPIVFLAIIIPVYDSVFVPIASKFTGIPSGITHLQRIGVGLVLSCVSMGVAGIMEVKRKDVAREHNMLLARPVVQPLPISTFWLSFQYFIFGIADMFTYVGLLEFFYSESPKGLKSISTCFLWSSMALGYFFSTILVKIVNNATKGVTKSGGWLAGNNINLNHLNLFYWLLSLMSLINFFIYVFVAKRYKYRPGSPMLVSKEKKKEIEVNEF, from the exons ATGGGTAGCTCTCACTCTGTCGTCCTTATTCAG GAGAAACTTGAGCTTGTTGAAGGGAAGGTTGATTGGAAGGGAAGGTCAGCTGTGAAATATAAACATGGAGGAATGAAAACTGCTGTGCTCATACTAG GTACATTTGCTTTTGAGAACATGGCAACTCTTGCCCTGGCTGTGAACTTGGTTACCTACTTCAATAGGGTCATGCACTTTGAGCTAGCAGATGCAGCTAACCAACTCACCAACTACATGGGAACGGGCTATATTCTGTCCATTCTCATGGCCATCCTTGCAGACACCTTCTTTGGGAGATTCAAAACTCTTCTCATTTCCGGGTGCTTCGAGTTTGTG GGACTAGCACTAATGACTGTGCAAGCTCACTACCCTAAACTGACGCCACCAGTCTGCAATGTCTTTGATCCAACTGCAAAATGTGAAAAAGTTGAAGGTGGAAATGCTGCCCTTCTTTTTATTGCTCTCTACATTATGGCGGCCGGAGCTTCCGGGCTGAAGGCCACGTTACCATCACACGGTGCTGATCAATTTGACGAATCGGACCCGAGAGAGGCAAGGCAGATGTCTAGCTTCTTTAACTTTCTGTTGCTAGCAGTGTGCTTGGGTGGTGTAGTCAGTTTAACCCTAATTGTGTGGGTTCAAGACAATAAAGGATGGGATTGGGGATTTGGGATCTCTACTATCGCCATGTTCTTGGGCGTCGTCATCTTTTTCGCAGGATTGCCGTTGTATCGGATACAAGTTATCGGAGGAACTAGTGCTATAGTTGAACTTATACag GTGTATGTTGCAGCCATCCGCAACAAAAATCTTAGCCTTCCTGAGGACCCCGCAGAATTGTATGAGATTAGCAAAGACAAGGAAGCTGCTCTTGAACAAGAATTCCTACCTCACAGACCCATTTTCAG GTTTTTGGACAAAGCATCCATCCGAAGAGGGCAAGTTGATGAACAACAGCCTCCAAACCCATGGAAACTTTGCAGAGTCACGCAAGTGGAAAATGCAAAAATCATCCTAGGCATGGTCCCAATATTTTGCTGCACAATTATAATGACTCTATGCCTGGCGCAACTCCAAACCTTCTCCATCCAACAAGGTCTCACCATGGACACAAGTATCACCAAACACTTCAAAATCCCACCAGCCTCACTCCCCATCATCCCCATTGTCTTCCTCGCCATCATAATTCCTGTCTACGACAGTGTCTTCGTCCCCATCGCAAGTAAGTTCACCGGCATACCCTCTGGCATAACGCACTTACAGCGCATAGGCGTGGGTTTAGTTCTCTCATGTGTTTCCATGGGTGTGGCTGGAATCATGGAAGTGAAAAGGAAAGATGTGGCAAGAGAGCACAACATGCTGTTGGCAAGGCCGGTGGTGCAGCCTTTGCCAATCAGCACATTCTGGCTGTCTTTCCAGTACTTCATTTTTGGAATCGCCGACATGTTCACATACGTAGGGCTTCTTGAGTTTTTCTACTCGGAGTCTCCCAAAGGGTTGAAATCAATTTCAACTTGCTTTTTGTGGAGCTCCATGGCACTAGGGTATTTTTTCAGCACCATTTTGGTTAAGATTGTGAATAATGCAACAAAGGGTGTCACAAAAAGTGGAGGCTGGTTGGCTGGGAACAACATTAACTTGAACCATTTGAATCTTTTCTATTGGTTGCTTTCATTGATGAGCTTGATCAACTTCTTTATCTATGTGTTTGTTGCAAAGAGGTACAAGTATAGGCCTGGGAGCCCCATGCTGGTttcaaaggagaagaagaaggaaattgAGGTTAATGAGTTCTGA
- the LOC126624035 gene encoding MACPF domain-containing protein CAD1-like gives MKDKDPSFPMESSAVAARSSSSAALTTTLSNSIQALGRGFDVTSDIRLLYCKGAPGSRLVILEEDQGKDLVLSDGVVVPNVPIDVECAPGKRSIDRIHVCSFHEMAEYFNKKSDVSGSIPLGSFNAMFNFTGSWQVDAAATKSLAMIGYFIPLYKVKLEKDNLVLHEEIKRAVPYSWDPAALASFIESYGTHIVISATIGGRDVFYIRQHKSSPLSVGDIENYVKDIGDHRFVDSKNQSNPGPLKYKDKDVTVIFRRRGGDDLEQSHSKWAETVQLAPDVINMTFTPIVSLLEGVPGIKHLSRAVELYLEYKPPIEDLQYFLDFQIAQVWAPEQNNLQRKEPVCSSLQFSLMGPKLYISPDQVTVGRKPVTGLRLNLEGSKQNRLAIHLQHLVSLPKILQPHWDVHMAIGAPKWQGPEEQDSRWFEPIKWKNFSHVSTAPIEHVETSIGDLSGVHIVTGAQLGVWDFGAKNVLHLKLLFSKVPGCTIRRSVWDHSPATPSSALKTDGSSSSHLNNRSSDDKKEKLAKLVDLTEMSKGPQDIPGHWLVTGAKFGVDKGKIVLRVKYSLLNY, from the exons ATGAAAGACAAAGACCCTTCTTTTCCTATGGAATCCTCTGCTGTGGCGGCGAGAAGCTCCAGCTCTGCCGCGCTGACCACCACGCTCTCCAACTCAATCCAGGCTCTGGGTCGCGGTTTTGACGTCACTTCCGATATCAGGCTTCTCTACTGCAAAGGGGCACCCGGGTCGAGGCTCGTGATTCTGGAGGAGGATCAGGGGAAAGATCTTGTTCTTTCTGATGGGGTTGTTGTGCCGAATGTGCCCATTGATGTTGAGTGCGCGCCGGGGAAGAGGTCCATTGATAGAATTCACGTCTGCAGCTTCCACGAG ATGGCAGAATACTTCAACAAGAAATCAGATGTATCAGGAAGCATTCCTCTTGGAAGCTTCAATGCCATGTTCAATTTCACCGGTTCTTGGCAAGTTGATGCAGCAGCAACCAAATCCCTCGCCATGATTGGATACTTCATTCCCCTATACAAAGTTAAATTAGAAAAGGATAATTTAGTTTTGCATGAGGAAATCAAGCGTGCTGTTCCTTACTCATGGGATCCTGCAGCCTTAGCAAG TTTTATCGAGAGTTATGGTACCCATATCGTCATATCTGCAACTATTGGTGGAAGAGATGTATTCTATATCAGGCAGCACAAGTCATCTCCTTTGTCAGTGGGGGACATTGAGAATTATGTGAAAGACATTGGTGATCATAGGTTTGTGGACTCAAAAAACCAGTCAAATCCAGGCCCATTAAAGTACAAGGATAAG GATGTTACAGTCATATTCAGGAGAAGAGGGGGTGATGATCTTGAGCAGAGTCATTCCAAGTGGGCCGAAACTGTACAACTAGCACCAGATGTGATTAACATGACATTTACACCCATTGTTTCTTTGCTTGAAGGAGTGCCTGGAATAAAGCACTTGAGTCGTGCGGTTGAGTTATATTTAGAGT ACAAGCCACCAATCGAAGATCTGCAGTATTTCTTGGATTTTCAAATTGCTCAAGTTTGGGCCCCGGAGCAAAATaatctgcaaagaaaagaacctGTGTGTTCATCGCTTCAGTTCAGCTTGATGGGTCCGAAGCTTTACATCAGTCCAGATCAG GTAACAGTAGGCCGTAAGCCTGTCACAGGGCTTAGACTAAATCTAGAAGGCAGCAAACAGAACCGACTGGCTATACATTTGCAACATCTAGTGTCCCTTCCGAAAATTCTTCAACCCCATTGGGATGTGCACATGGCGATAGGTGCACCCAAGTggcaaggtcctgaagagcaaGACAGCCGTTGGTTTGAGCCAATCAAGTGGAAGAACTTCTCCCATGTAAGCACTGCACCGATAGAGCATGTGGAAACCTCTATCGGTGACCTCTCTGGTGTTCACATTGTCACCGGGGCTCAGCTTGGTGTATGGGATTTTGGTGCCAAAAATGTATTGCACCTCAAACTCCTCTTCTCTAAAGTACCAGGCTGCACAATTAGGCGGTCTGTTTGGGATCACAGCCCAGCCACCCCGTCTTCTGCACTGAAGACGGATGGTTCTTCTTCGTCACATTTAAACAACAGAAGCTCTgatgataaaaaggaaaaactaGCTAAACTAGTGGACTTGACGGAAATGTCAAAGGGGCCGCAAGATATACCAGGTCATTGGTTAGTCACCGGGGCTAAGTTTGGAGTCGACAAGGGAAAGATTGTATTGCGCGTAAAGTACTCGTTGCTGAACTACTGA